The genomic stretch AtgaattctgatacatgctacaacatgaatgaacttcaAAGACACTAGGCAAACACAAAAGGATACAGACTGTAagttccatttataggaaatgtacAGAATAGGAAAATCcttagagatagaaagtagattagtggttgctaggAGTCTGAGGAAAGGAGTAAGGAATGACTATTACTGTATATGGGGTTTatttttagggtgatgaaaatattctgtagaTCATGGTGATAGTTGTTCAACCTTGTAAATAGACTGAAAGCTACtaaaactgtacactttaaaatggtggaCTACATGATgtgtaaattatattaatttaaaagccTCAAGACAAAGTCATATTTGGGCAGAGTCTAAGCTAGTTTACCTTAGATTGATTGTTTCAACTCTAACCTTAACCAAACTGCCTCTGAAAGTGGAAGGAGGCAGGCAGCCCAGGGTGTTTCCCAAACCAGGGCCGTCTTCTGACACATAGGCAGAGTACTATGCAGATCAGTCCCAGATGGGTGAATCCCTGAGTTAAGATGTTATAAAGACCTCTCAGAACATCCCAGCTGTCCTTGAGCACAGCACATAAGTCTAGCACAGGGTTGAATGCGTCACTGAATAGGGCCTAAGTAAGTGTTAAtggctcagttgtgcctgattctttgcaaccccgtgggctgcagcccaccaggctcctttctccacgagattttccaggcaaggatattggagtgggatgccatttccttctccaggggatattcctaactcagggatcaaacccaggtctcctgcactgcaggcagattctttaccaactgagctacaagggaagcccccacataGGGCctagaacagtttttaaaaaataaaaatatagtagcAAGGCTTTTTCTCTGATAGTGAAATTCCTGAGAGTGATGCCTTGGTGTTCTCTTATTTGAGAACGTATCCAGGGTTATAACTTGTGTGGACTACTGCAGTTATGGACAGGAATGGACTGAAAACTCTACTGCTGTCCTAGGGATCTAGCTGAACCCATGCCAAATACAAGTTGTCAGAGGTAAGACATTAATGAAAACCCTgtattcacatatttattaaaacaagAACTAGAAGggactttatttacaaaaacacttgctggcaaataatttaaatattattcttcaCAACAGTTTGTGCATGCCACATATAATCTTGCTATTAGCAGTTATAATTGTGGATGCACTAATGTCGAATTATAGTTTTAGTACTTAAAGGTTAATGTTCCTatcccatcaacagatgaatagacagTCAAAttgtcatatatacatatgatgaAGTATTTTtacccataaaaaggaatgaagtagtgATACTTATGAGACCagggatgaacctcaaaaacatgatgctaagtcaaagaagccagacacaaaacgACTACATACTATATGAATTCATTTGTACAAAATGACAGGGGTATGCAAATCCACAGAGAGGCAAGGTAATGGTTGCCTGGGACTGAAGGAACTGGAGGTATGGAGAAGTGGCTGTTTAATGAGTTCAAACTAGccttttgaggtgatgaaaaaattctcaaattatAAAACAATGATGATTGTACAGCtcagtgaatatactaaaacccactgaattttacactttaacttagagaatattatgctatgTAAATTGTGtctcagaatatatttaaaaagttcttttataAATTGGTGAAAGAAGAGGAGAGCCATGCCGATAGCTGAGGAACGAGTTCAAGACCAAAGAAATAGCCAGGTCTGAGGCTTCAAGGCCAGTTTGAAGCCTCGCATGATTTAGGAACAGCAAATGGGCAGTGGGGATACAGTGAAGAGAGCAAAAGGATGAGAATAGGAGATGAGATGACAAAAATAACGGGAGGCCTTGTGGAGGCTTATCAGCCATTGTATGGACTTTAAGTTATCCTCTGTTGAATTGCGAAGTCTTAAGAGGTTTGAGCTGAAGAGAAACACGATCTGATGTGGGGTTTTTAAGAAAATCTTTCTGGCTTTTGTATGGAGAAGAGAATGTAGGAGCAGAAGATGTTAAGCAGGGAGACAAGTTAGTAGGTTTTTACATAATCCAGGCCCCAAAGTGATGGTAGTTTTGACTAGAGTCTTAACAGTGTGGGAGATAAGAAATGTTGAGATTTGctgactcatttttaaattggagaagaTAGGATTCCCTACAAGCTGAGTGTGGAGCGTAAGAGAAAGAATCAGTGATGACTCCTACTTTTTTGGCCCAAGCAATAGGGTTATCTTTTATTGGTACAGGGAAGACCATGCTATGAGCAGTTTAGGGATAGAAGTTTCACACAATATGCTTAAGACACCAATTCATTATTAAGTGGAAATTTTGATCAGACAGTTGCATATATAGAGCATACCTACATAGAACATAGGCTGATGTCTTTTCTGATTTCCCAATATCCAGGAAATATCaatgtttgaatatttttatatattttattttgtagagtatttttttatttattcattttgaccTTACCatacagcatgtgagatcttagttccctgaacagcgttgaacctgggccccctccattgggagcatggagtcttaaccactgaccaccagggaagtcctgatctttaaatgttttaatatctCTTCTGTTTGAGTCTTGAGTTCAAGGGAAAGGCCAGACTAGTAATACAATCTGGACTTCTTATTAGCACATACATGTTTTTTAAAGCCACCTCATtagcatatatatgttttttaaagccATGGGTATAGCTTTCTCAAAACATTTCTTCTACTATGTGAGATACATAGATTGTGAGAGAGGAAATATATTCTCTGAGTGAGGCCTGCTTATTAAGACAAGACAAAGGCCTACCTAACTTTGAGCTGACTGGTATAagggtagatttttaaaaaatggtttttctCATTGCCAAGAGGAAaattccctctccctttctcagtatatttctgtgaaaaatctaTTATTTGTGAatccttctcctttccctttaatATCTCTGTAGATCTGTTTGAAGACTAGATAAGCCACTTGCTAGCTTTGCAACCCAGGAGTGCTTTTCTTAAGCATCTGGGAAGcatctctttgaaatgtaaacatcAAGGAATACAGAGTGTGAATGTTTCCCTGTTACTGTAGGAATGCCTTTTCCTGAGCTGTAACCAAATGCTTGTCCTAGTGACaggagttttgtttttccttcagacAAAGGCAATTAGCTAACAGAAATGGCTATCTCAATACCAGATGAACTGGGGATGAACTGTGAAAGAATGCATACGAAACAGTGTTGTAGTGTCCTCTTATGGAAAGACAAATTATGGTTAATCTTGAGAACATGTATGTAATGCATTGTAACTGCTTGATGATATATAGGGCAGAATCTCTTTCTGTCTTCAGAATCTATTAGCAGGTTGCCTGTGATGTGCGTTTTAATCTGGTTCAGTGCTTGTAAAGTACTAAAATGGTGTCCTTTCCTTTCTGTATCTTGTGGGGAAGATTCTCTGCCTTGACAGGATGTTTTTAATTTGCACAACACTGGTGAATGAGGGGGCAAATGCTTGTAAAGCTTCTGTGGGTGCCTTGTAGTgctaaagtggaaaaaaaattcctataaGACATAGCTCTCTTTATAGTATATCATTTTATAGATTGAATTTCTGGACATGATAGGTAACCCAAGTTACCTGTCCACTTCCCCCAGATTCAAATGCACCCCCATTTTCAGATTGGACATGAttctttgaagtaaaaaaaaaagcaaactatgGATTTAAAATAGGAGGGCTATTAGCAACGACAGATTATGTGGAACCATTATACTAGGGATTGAGGATATAAGGATTAGCAAGATAAAATTGTTCTCATGGAATTTACAGCCCAGTGAAAAAGCTAGACAAACAAACAATTAAAGTACAGTGGGATTAAGTGGTAACAAGGAATCACAAATTATTCTGGTAAAACTAGGAGCCATATTTAGCACAGTCTTTGAGAGTCAAATGAGGTTGCCTGAAGGAAGGTGTCTTAGCTGAGACCTGAATAATGAGTAAAGTGAACTTTagaaaaagtgaaggtgaaggggTGAAGAGTGTGCCTGGCAAAGAGACTAGCATGTGCTGAACTATGGACAGATAAGAGGAAATAAGCTTGTGTGGAGCTGTAAGCAGTTTAATTAGAACATGGAGTATATCCACAGAGACATGGGGATGGTTAGTGAAAAAGTGTAAGACTTGTACCCACATGCCTTGCTATGCCATTTGAATTTAACGTTGCAGGCAACAGGAAGCCTGAAGGCAAGGCAGCGGAGGTAATGATTATATTTGTGCTTTATTTAGAATGATTAATGATATTGTGATATGAAAAGTAGTTTGGAATAGGGAAAGACTTGGTATAGGGTGACTTATTAGGAGAAGGTCCAGGTAAGAGATGAGGGTGGCTTCTACTTAAGGATGTGAcatatggatggatggagaggAATGGTATGTTCCAGTGATATTTAGGAGTTACAATTCATAAAACATTGGTGTTGATTAGACGTAGAAgatgaggcagaaagagaagtaTGCTGttcactggctgctgctgctactgctaagttgcttcagttgtgtccgactctgtgcgaccccacagacggcagcccaccaggctcccccatccctgggattctccaggcaagaacactggagtgggttgccatttccttctccaatgcatgaaagtgaaaagtgaaagtgaagtcgttcagtcgtgtctgactcttagcgaccccatggactgcagcccaccaggctcctccgtccatgggattttccaggcaagagtgctggagtggggtgccattaccttctctggtTCACTGGCGTATTTGCCCCCAAATCCCATGGTTGAAAATCTTGCTTTTAGAAATTTGGAGGGCAGTTTCTTCAGCCGGCCTGCTGCCTTGCTTCTATCTCCTTTGTGCCCAAGCAGAGTCACAGGCTCCCGAGCTCCTCCTGCTCCCTATTGCTGGCTTCTTTCCATGGCATGAGTCTGTTTGGAAGAAGCTCGGGTTTTGGATCTGGCAGGACCAGCGTGTTTGGCAACACAACCACAGGTAAATCACAACCTTATGAAAgatatgaagggcttccctggtggctcagtgggtaaagaatctgcctgcaatgcaggagacctgtgtttgatccctgggttggaaagatcccctggagaagtgaacagttaacccactccagtattctggcctggagaattccatgaaccatatagtccatgaggtcacaaaggatcggatgtgactgagagactttcaactttcactttcactttatgaagGATATTGAGGTAACATCCTCTCCTGATGATAGGATTGGTTGCCTGTCTTTTAGCCTACCAACCTTGCTGGGGAACTTTCTTCTGTAGGATCGTGGGCTAACGATGTTGATGTTTGCTGCTAGGAagctcagtggagaaggaaatggcaacccactccagtactcttgcctagagaatcctgtggacagaggagcctggtgggctgctgtccatggggtcacacagagtcggacaggactgaagcaacttagcatgcatgcatgcattggagaaggaaatggcaacccactccagtgttcttgcctagagaatcctgtggacagaggagcctggtgggctgctgtccatggggtcgcacagagtcagacaggactgaagcaacttagcatgcatgcatgcattggtgaaggaaatggcaacccactctagtattctttcctggagaatcccagggacagaagagcctggttggctgccatctatggggtcgcacagagtcggacacgactgaagtgacttagcagcagcagcagcagcaggaagctcaAGATAGTGGACAGACTATTGCAAAAGCCCAGCAGATACATACCTAGCCTGTGCTAGATGTCTGCTGGAGTGAGGATGGGAGCAAAGTGTTTACAGCATCATGTGATAAAACTGCCAAAACATGGGACCTCAACAGCAGGCAGGCAATAGACACATTGTGAAACATGATACTCCTGTTAAAACCATACATTGGATCACAACACCAAACTACAGTTGTGTGATGACCTGGAACTAGGATAAGACTTTGAAGTTTGGGGATACACAATTATCAACCCCTATGATGATTTTACAACTTCCTGAAAGGTGTCACTCTGCTGACATGATAATCCTATGGCTGGGTGGGAGCTACAGAGAGGGAACTGATTATCTATCAGTTAGAGAATCAACCTTCTGGACTCAGGAGGATAGCGTCTCCACTGAAGCATCAGCATCAATATGTGGCtgttttttaaagacaaacaGAATAAGCTGAACAGGTTTGCCCTGGGAAGCATTGAGGGGAGAATTGCTATTCATTACATCAACCCCCCAATTCCTGCCAAAGATAACTTCACtgttaaatattattaatctAACAGAACCAACACTTCAGCTCCTCAAGATGTCTatgtggtaaatggaattgtgttCCATCCTGTTCAAGG from Bubalus bubalis isolate 160015118507 breed Murrah chromosome X, NDDB_SH_1, whole genome shotgun sequence encodes the following:
- the LOC102408676 gene encoding LOW QUALITY PROTEIN: mRNA export factor (The sequence of the model RefSeq protein was modified relative to this genomic sequence to represent the inferred CDS: inserted 5 bases in 3 codons; deleted 4 bases in 3 codons; substituted 4 bases at 4 genomic stop codons) translates to MSLFGRSSGFGSGRTSVFGNTTTETFNFHFHFMKDIEVTSSPDDRIGCLSFSLPTLLGNFLLXGSWANDVDQQEAQDSGQTIAKAQQIHTXPVLDVCWSEDGSKVFTASCDKTAKTWDLNSRQAIHIVKHDTPVKTIHWITTPNYSCVMTWNXDKTLKFGDTQLSTPMMILQLPERCHSADMIXSYGWVGATERELIIYQLENQPSGLRRIASPLKHQHQYVAVFKDKQNKLNRFALGSIEGRIAIHYINPPIPAKDNFTVKYYXSNRTNTSAPQDVYVVNGIVFHPVQGTLAAMGSDSRCSFXDKDARTNXRILEQLDQPILANSFNHNRNVFVYTSSLLLGASLVAQMVTFDP